CCGCCCAGCGTCTCCACCTTGCGCTTCACCACGTCCATGCCCACGCCGCGGCCGGAGATCTCGTTCACCTGCTCGCGGGTGGAGAAGCCGGGGCGGAAGATGAGCTCCATGGCCTCGCGCTCGGACATCGCGGCGGCTTGGGGCTGCGTGAGCAGCCGCCGGTTGACGGCCACCGTCTTCAGGCGCTCTGGATCGATGCCCCGGCCGTCGTCCTCCACCTGGATGTGGAGCATGTCGCCGTCGGCGCGGACGCGGATGCGGACCTTGCCCATCGGCGCCTTGCCCAGCTGCGTGCGGGCATCTGGCGTCTCCAAGCCGTGGTCCACCGCGTTGCGCAGCAGGTGCACCAGCGCATCGCGAACGTCCGACAGCATGGAGCGGTCCACGCCCATGTCGGAGTTCTCGATGACGAGGTCCACTTCCTTGCCCTGATTGCGCGCCAGCTCGCGCATGGCGCGAGGGAAAGCCTCGAACACCGTGGACAACGGCACGAGCCGCGCCTCGGCTACCGTGTCCGCCATCTTGGCCAGGTTGCCGTGCAGCGTGTTCATGCCGTCGTCGTTGCGGCGCAAGAACCGGAAGGCGTCGTCCCGCAGCGCGTGCAGGTCGCTCTCGATGCCCTCCAGGTGGGCCCGCACCTCTGGCGAGAGCGTCATCTCCTCGCCCACCTTGAGGAAGCGATCGCTCAGGTGGGAGAAGCGCTCGAAGAGCTGAGCGGTCTCCAGGCCTCGGAGCCGGCCGCGCGCGCTCTCCACCAGCAGATCGCCCGCGAGCACGCCGAGCGAGTCGAGGATCTCGACGTTCACGCGAATGCTGCGGTCGGCCACGGTCGGCTTGGCGGCCTTCTCCGCCGCCGGAGCCTCGTCCTCGGGCTTGGCCTGCGCCGGAGCCACGACCGGAGCCGAAGCCTTGGCGGGAGACTGTGCCGCGGTGGCGCGGCTCAGGGACTCCGCCGAAGCCATGGCTGCGGACACAGGAGCCGCGGCAGGCGCGGGCTTCGCGGCAGGCGCGGGCTTCGCGGCCTGCGGCTTGTTGCCCAGGGGCGGAGCGGGATGGCCGGAGGCCTCCGCGAGCGCCTTGACCATCTCCTCGCTGCCCTGGGTGCCGGTGTGAGCGCCAGGCAGGTCTTCGATCAGATCCGAGAGGACGTCACAGGCGCGCAGGAGCAGATCGGTGGCCACCTCGGTCGCCGTCTTGCCCTCACGCTCGGCACGCAGCACGTCCTCGGCGGCGTGCGCCAGCTGGCCGATGGCGGCGAGCCCCAGCATGCGGGCCTCGCCCTTCATCGTGTGCAGCTCGCGCGCGACATCGTCCGCCGCCTGCTCCGCATTCTCCTTCTCGAGGTCCAGGACCCCGAGCTGGATCTTCTGCAGCCGGTCGGCGGTGACCTCCTGGAACTTCTTCAGGAGGGATTTCTTGAGCGCCTCGGTATCCATGGCCGGTGGGGCTCCGGGGGGCAAAGGCAGCCGGGGGAGCTACCTGAGCCCTCCGAAGAGTCTCAGTCCGCCTTGAAGCGCTTGATGAGCTCGGCGAGCCGGCCCGCAAGCTGCGAGAGTTCCGCGGACGCGCCCGTGGCCTGCTTGGAGGCCTGGGTCGTCTGCCGGGTCACGTCCTCGATCTCGGCCATGGAGGCCACCACCTGCTCGGTGGCCGTGCGCTGCTGCTGCGTGGCGAGGTTGATGACGCGCGCCGCGTCGCTGGTCTCCTGAACACCGGCGAGGATGCCCTCGACGGCCTGCGCGGCCACGGCGCCCAGCTTCTCGCCGGACTCGGTGGCCACCTTGGAGGCGTCCGCCGCGCTGCCCGCGTTGGCGGTGGCCTCGCGGATCTCCGTGATCAGGCTCTTGATCTCCTTGGTGGAGTCCAGGACGTTCTCCGCCAGCCGCCGCAT
This region of Hyalangium minutum genomic DNA includes:
- a CDS encoding hybrid sensor histidine kinase/response regulator — encoded protein: MDTEALKKSLLKKFQEVTADRLQKIQLGVLDLEKENAEQAADDVARELHTMKGEARMLGLAAIGQLAHAAEDVLRAEREGKTATEVATDLLLRACDVLSDLIEDLPGAHTGTQGSEEMVKALAEASGHPAPPLGNKPQAAKPAPAAKPAPAAAPVSAAMASAESLSRATAAQSPAKASAPVVAPAQAKPEDEAPAAEKAAKPTVADRSIRVNVEILDSLGVLAGDLLVESARGRLRGLETAQLFERFSHLSDRFLKVGEEMTLSPEVRAHLEGIESDLHALRDDAFRFLRRNDDGMNTLHGNLAKMADTVAEARLVPLSTVFEAFPRAMRELARNQGKEVDLVIENSDMGVDRSMLSDVRDALVHLLRNAVDHGLETPDARTQLGKAPMGKVRIRVRADGDMLHIQVEDDGRGIDPERLKTVAVNRRLLTQPQAAAMSEREAMELIFRPGFSTREQVNEISGRGVGMDVVKRKVETLGGSVSVASRIGRGTTITLRLPQSLALMKVLLVRLGDDVYGIPAADVVAVTRVKPEDRMEVFGTLAVKHREKPIALVAMGPLLGVNGGNRMEKPPAVVVRHGEDNAALVVDGFVDEREVAVKPCGGDFLKGAPFIAGTAALEDGRVAVLCHVPDIMAEVRRMARPVTQQKSSNRLRVLLVDDSPIARATEGALVKALGHSVEEAQDGEEAYAKVQVNTYDLILTDVQMPKMDGFSLTRRLKTTPAVARIPVIILSSLASPEDKRRGLEAGADGYLVKGELGVEILAQTIERLT